In a single window of the Natronosalvus caseinilyticus genome:
- a CDS encoding DUF7284 family protein, which yields MTSTPGPGSSVPDLLSSVSGLASVAETESATNDTDPSTTDDIESAAANTGTPRRCIGDGRAVSTVLDVALCLVLMSAAVGVLGIYLAGDEDTGHTPETATHAVELLGSTTVSVEYTLEPVLERAPEDAYADPDDYTRSELTRVTHGPAAGVLADAALANVSLEDELLTQDGRLFATAIEGPIASEFAVVDGDVAVAAHWTPYEGAPLEGRAHIGPTPSPTADVSSVSMTVPSGFALDRIDAADFAGDEGGDGDVDESGGGSRNEGEYEDENPDEEAYHPIATSVSTAIVEGYFPPEQTSLVLERGGLDRDRTVYRYERFATALDGIDPADLETSLEQSNSDAQAANAQIVDALAGSMAADMESRFDTPEEAADAIAVEDVTIVVRVWET from the coding sequence GTGACGTCAACGCCCGGCCCCGGGTCGTCAGTGCCTGACCTCCTGTCGTCAGTATCTGGTCTCGCGTCCGTGGCCGAAACCGAGTCGGCCACGAATGATACCGATCCATCCACGACCGATGATATTGAGTCGGCCGCGGCCAATACCGGCACCCCGAGGCGCTGCATCGGCGACGGCCGAGCCGTCAGTACGGTCCTCGACGTCGCACTCTGTCTCGTGCTGATGAGCGCCGCCGTCGGCGTCCTCGGCATCTATCTCGCAGGTGACGAGGATACCGGCCACACTCCCGAAACGGCGACTCACGCGGTCGAACTGCTCGGCTCGACGACAGTCAGCGTCGAATACACGCTCGAACCAGTCCTCGAGCGCGCCCCCGAGGACGCCTACGCCGATCCGGACGACTACACCAGGAGCGAACTCACGCGCGTGACACACGGTCCGGCCGCTGGCGTTCTCGCGGACGCCGCACTCGCGAACGTGTCGCTCGAGGACGAACTACTCACGCAGGACGGTCGCCTCTTCGCGACGGCGATCGAGGGGCCGATCGCCAGCGAGTTCGCGGTCGTCGACGGTGACGTCGCCGTGGCGGCCCACTGGACGCCCTACGAGGGGGCGCCACTCGAGGGACGAGCGCACATCGGTCCAACCCCGTCACCGACCGCCGACGTGAGTAGCGTCTCGATGACCGTGCCCAGCGGCTTCGCGCTCGACCGCATCGATGCCGCCGATTTCGCCGGAGACGAGGGTGGCGACGGGGACGTAGATGAGAGTGGCGGCGGGAGCAGGAACGAGGGCGAGTACGAGGACGAGAACCCGGACGAAGAGGCGTACCATCCCATCGCAACCAGCGTTTCCACAGCGATCGTCGAGGGGTACTTCCCGCCGGAACAGACGTCGCTCGTACTCGAGCGCGGCGGCCTCGACCGGGACCGAACCGTCTATCGGTACGAACGGTTCGCGACTGCCCTGGACGGGATCGATCCTGCCGATCTCGAGACTTCACTCGAACAGTCGAACAGCGACGCACAGGCGGCGAACGCACAGATCGTCGACGCCCTCGCCGGGTCGATGGCTGCCGATATGGAATCGCGGTTCGATACCCCTGAAGAAGCCGCGGACGCCATCGCGGTCGAGGACGTCACCATCGTCGTACGAGTGTGGGAGACGTGA
- a CDS encoding DUF7286 family protein: protein MGDVTRTPTISLADDDRGRVPFALIGVLLLVSSITLVGALESRPAPESDVDPAVAMDRTTAATQTAIRHAVLDATDQVASEPIIEPANTPYGDLVNASSDREILENYLALRIYLNVQRNLAGAGQHVRGTTTTVSVPPATDLESLERGMDRMTVSADDVGRLEVTIDGVRTAVERDGETVASRVEPVTVSVPTPLFELQRRTAAYETALNTGALEGSGFGRQFSGRLYPLAWARGYAQYAGMPVSEVIANRHVEVTANSAAYATQRGVFGTQDADGGDAMRQAWLCLAAKDGDDLYGGYNDGESPSIDSQDVCDSLQYVYGDQVGGNPPEAPSLQDLSGHAPGMDEEQTIAVSESAYMPLRYMFDEDNEHSIPAAFDRVYTVDAASIVAIDETHTRAEPAPPDEGAHWERLDRSPRTYRNTTVTDVIVRNPGRASSYYTYDATVVNGFERTATWNDTRTNETERIETNATGTSTFDVRVRLYEADHSPDSKVKARAEYGVHRKYGGTGVYSSDFSDVPDRAANAFVGARTETGFERLLADAAVEAHSGADLERSLEIPSRKRLDAGYEYGVLEADVIDDLTAIQADLEGLEVTFERADMIKEPGEDGPVEDLIAKVEAERDTYLERNRPYADPAEKATYEARLAYFELLLSDLEAVAETHDDVMGELDDELEEANSGLADATAYMQEAMSTSEPEPEPIEEVPLLEGVSYRVSGSPSYLVTENVTAERVPAVGNDSEFAPMATRNSNYFSIPYDSVMTGILSKIPRLDLGEEEQRVPMRTAGETLRAAKLAEAVGAGLNEEVDDIEGIIGSSFTGLSGDIAFDVSIELFDEDKTNIVRVNSKVEESIKETLNDWGPIDETAIALGDGAVTEPITEVIVEELSDEYPDEFEGRQEAWEAKVAAIARPIVTESIADQTVSFDNRLDDLDEEIRKKVEGKTDEVIKERLENAEIVNEEGDIVISDEEDWLQGDSPKRVPAGIPITPVPGYWVATANVWDVDVEAKYARFEVAANTGTPLVTEGTTYVREDKNVSVNIGGNQKRLGSNKAISFRGGTVVVIVVPPGGQGVGDRTGVRTECTETWPDVGYLENSETVACGS, encoded by the coding sequence GTGGGAGACGTGACCCGAACGCCCACCATCTCGCTCGCGGACGACGACCGTGGGCGAGTCCCGTTCGCGCTCATCGGTGTACTGTTGCTCGTCAGCAGTATCACTCTCGTGGGTGCACTCGAGTCGCGACCGGCCCCCGAATCCGACGTCGATCCCGCCGTCGCGATGGATCGAACGACCGCCGCGACGCAAACGGCCATCCGACACGCGGTCCTGGACGCGACCGATCAGGTCGCCAGCGAGCCGATTATCGAACCCGCGAACACTCCTTACGGGGACCTCGTCAACGCCAGTAGCGACCGCGAAATCCTCGAAAACTACCTCGCCCTTCGGATTTACCTGAACGTACAGAGGAACCTCGCGGGCGCCGGGCAGCACGTCCGCGGAACGACCACGACCGTCTCCGTCCCGCCCGCGACCGACCTCGAGTCGCTCGAACGTGGGATGGATCGGATGACGGTCTCGGCGGACGACGTCGGCCGCCTCGAGGTGACGATCGACGGCGTCCGAACGGCCGTCGAACGCGACGGCGAGACGGTCGCGAGCCGCGTCGAACCCGTGACGGTCTCCGTGCCGACGCCGCTATTCGAACTGCAGCGCCGGACGGCCGCCTACGAGACCGCTCTCAACACCGGTGCGCTCGAAGGATCGGGCTTTGGCCGGCAATTCAGTGGCCGACTGTACCCGCTCGCGTGGGCCCGCGGCTACGCCCAGTACGCCGGTATGCCGGTCTCGGAGGTGATCGCCAATCGCCACGTCGAGGTGACGGCCAACAGCGCCGCCTATGCGACCCAGCGCGGCGTCTTCGGTACCCAGGACGCCGATGGCGGCGACGCCATGCGCCAGGCCTGGCTCTGTCTCGCGGCCAAAGACGGCGACGACCTCTACGGCGGCTACAACGACGGCGAGTCACCGAGTATCGACAGCCAGGACGTGTGTGACTCCCTCCAGTACGTCTACGGCGATCAGGTCGGCGGCAATCCGCCCGAGGCACCGTCACTGCAGGACCTCTCCGGTCACGCACCCGGGATGGACGAAGAACAGACGATCGCCGTTAGCGAGAGCGCGTACATGCCGCTTCGATACATGTTCGACGAGGACAACGAGCACTCGATTCCGGCGGCGTTCGACCGGGTCTATACCGTCGACGCCGCCTCGATTGTCGCCATCGACGAAACACACACGCGCGCAGAACCCGCCCCACCCGACGAAGGCGCACACTGGGAGCGTCTGGATCGCTCGCCGAGAACGTACCGTAACACGACGGTCACCGACGTCATCGTTCGCAATCCTGGTCGGGCGAGTTCGTACTACACCTACGACGCCACCGTCGTCAACGGCTTCGAACGCACCGCGACCTGGAACGACACCCGCACGAACGAGACCGAACGGATCGAGACGAACGCGACCGGGACGAGTACGTTCGACGTGCGCGTTCGTCTGTACGAAGCCGATCACAGCCCGGACTCGAAGGTCAAAGCCCGGGCCGAGTACGGCGTTCACCGAAAGTACGGCGGGACCGGCGTCTACTCGAGTGACTTCAGCGACGTCCCCGACAGAGCTGCGAACGCGTTCGTCGGCGCACGCACCGAAACCGGTTTCGAGCGGCTGCTTGCGGACGCCGCCGTCGAGGCTCACTCCGGGGCCGACCTCGAGCGTTCCCTCGAAATTCCGTCGCGAAAACGACTCGACGCCGGCTACGAGTATGGCGTCCTCGAGGCCGACGTGATCGATGATCTCACCGCGATCCAGGCGGACCTCGAAGGCCTCGAGGTGACCTTCGAACGTGCGGACATGATCAAAGAACCTGGCGAGGACGGGCCCGTCGAGGATTTGATCGCGAAGGTCGAGGCTGAACGGGATACCTACCTCGAGCGGAACAGACCGTACGCCGATCCAGCGGAAAAGGCGACGTACGAGGCTCGGCTCGCGTACTTCGAACTCCTGCTCTCTGACCTGGAGGCTGTGGCCGAAACGCACGACGACGTGATGGGCGAACTGGACGACGAACTCGAGGAGGCGAACTCCGGATTAGCGGATGCGACGGCGTACATGCAGGAGGCGATGAGTACGTCAGAACCGGAACCGGAGCCGATCGAGGAGGTTCCGTTGCTCGAGGGGGTGAGCTATCGGGTGTCGGGGTCGCCGTCGTATCTGGTGACGGAGAACGTGACGGCCGAGCGAGTGCCGGCGGTGGGAAACGATTCGGAATTTGCGCCGATGGCGACGCGAAATTCGAACTACTTCTCGATTCCGTACGATTCGGTGATGACGGGTATTCTGTCGAAGATTCCGAGGTTGGATCTCGGAGAGGAAGAGCAGCGGGTGCCGATGCGGACGGCGGGGGAGACGTTGCGGGCGGCGAAGTTGGCAGAGGCGGTAGGGGCTGGTTTGAACGAAGAGGTGGATGATATTGAAGGAATTATAGGCAGTTCATTCACTGGGTTATCTGGCGATATTGCTTTTGATGTGAGTATCGAATTATTCGATGAAGATAAAACCAATATTGTAAGAGTTAACTCAAAAGTTGAAGAGTCGATTAAAGAGACACTGAATGATTGGGGGCCAATTGATGAAACAGCGATAGCTTTAGGAGATGGTGCTGTTACTGAACCGATCACTGAAGTGATTGTCGAAGAGTTAAGCGACGAGTATCCAGACGAGTTTGAGGGGCGACAAGAAGCGTGGGAAGCAAAGGTTGCAGCCATTGCTCGGCCGATTGTTACAGAGAGTATTGCAGACCAAACTGTTTCCTTCGATAATAGGTTAGATGACCTTGATGAAGAGATCCGGAAAAAAGTTGAGGGAAAAACAGATGAGGTAATTAAAGAACGTCTCGAGAACGCGGAAATCGTCAACGAAGAGGGTGATATCGTAATTAGTGATGAAGAGGACTGGTTACAAGGAGACTCCCCGAAACGTGTTCCTGCTGGCATTCCAATTACCCCAGTCCCGGGATACTGGGTTGCGACGGCGAACGTGTGGGACGTGGATGTGGAAGCAAAGTACGCTCGATTTGAAGTTGCAGCCAATACTGGAACACCGCTGGTTACTGAAGGAACGACCTATGTTCGAGAGGACAAGAACGTTTCAGTAAATATTGGTGGCAACCAGAAGCGACTAGGTTCAAATAAGGCAATATCGTTTCGAGGGGGCACAGTCGTCGTAATTGTTGTTCCACCTGGTGGACAAGGAGTTGGTGATCGTACAGGAGTTAGAACTGAATGTACAGAAACATGGCCCGATGTTGGGTATCTCGAAAACAGCGAGACAGTAGCCTGTGGCTCCTAG
- a CDS encoding PQQ-like beta-propeller repeat protein codes for MAGVDIQNTGYHPTATGPTDSVSERWRLQTGGRITGGAAIADGTAYIGSWDSTFYAIDLLEGEIEWSVDRGASNFGETATVLDDKLYVNDGGGDVVAWNKQTGDKIWDSFRDRLAALGSPTVFDGTLYTNTDDGQIVALDCQTGDIEWTHEIRGRGTRTTTVSNGILYAVGVPHYIYAIDLETQERLWETEMDNTMMGFAANEDYLYVGSQGSEAIYAFDLYNGEIIWTCEVSEMVISSTSYHDGSVFATTRNGIACADALDGSLQWETASGGFGGGVSLTDETLYTGSPDGVYAFDNTTGEELWYYETSGNIVSEPALTDGMLFIGTGEGTIYALE; via the coding sequence ATGGCCGGCGTCGACATCCAGAATACGGGATATCACCCAACCGCGACCGGCCCAACGGACTCCGTTTCGGAGCGATGGCGACTCCAGACCGGTGGCCGGATTACGGGTGGAGCAGCAATTGCCGATGGGACGGCGTATATTGGAAGTTGGGATTCGACATTTTACGCGATTGATTTGCTCGAAGGGGAGATTGAGTGGTCGGTGGACCGGGGCGCTTCAAATTTTGGAGAGACTGCAACGGTATTGGATGATAAGTTGTATGTTAATGATGGAGGAGGAGACGTTGTCGCATGGAATAAACAAACTGGTGATAAAATATGGGACAGTTTCAGGGATAGACTTGCTGCCTTAGGCAGTCCAACAGTTTTTGACGGGACTCTCTATACAAACACTGATGATGGGCAAATTGTTGCACTTGACTGCCAAACAGGTGATATTGAATGGACCCATGAAATACGCGGCCGGGGAACAAGAACGACAACGGTATCAAATGGTATACTCTATGCGGTCGGTGTTCCCCATTACATATATGCCATTGATCTTGAAACTCAAGAACGACTTTGGGAAACTGAGATGGATAATACAATGATGGGATTTGCTGCTAATGAGGATTATCTCTATGTAGGGTCCCAAGGCAGTGAAGCAATCTATGCGTTTGATCTCTATAACGGGGAAATCATATGGACTTGTGAAGTTAGTGAAATGGTCATATCATCTACTTCATATCATGATGGTTCTGTCTTCGCTACAACAAGGAACGGTATTGCGTGTGCAGATGCTCTAGATGGCAGTCTCCAATGGGAAACGGCATCTGGAGGATTCGGAGGAGGTGTCTCTCTTACTGATGAGACTTTATATACCGGTTCACCTGATGGTGTTTATGCTTTTGACAACACAACGGGCGAAGAGCTGTGGTATTATGAGACGAGTGGGAATATAGTATCTGAGCCTGCGTTAACCGATGGGATGCTTTTCATCGGGACTGGGGAAGGAACGATCTATGCGCTCGAGTAA
- a CDS encoding DUF5791 family protein: protein MKTDLVLTDLSSGMFYDQRLSVPESATALRAEYDDDLRSALEHAGLEHAETETDVDRSKLKALRDREAPDLTLEEAAQIQSLEDGEPDPETIVELAGEHLLLGMTTAVVDVDTLAADLDGGLGATEIQQKIERRAPMTFEEYVAIQYAIVDRGM, encoded by the coding sequence ATGAAAACCGACTTGGTGCTGACCGACCTTTCCTCAGGTATGTTCTACGACCAGCGCCTTTCCGTCCCCGAATCCGCCACCGCGCTTCGAGCCGAATACGACGACGACCTTCGGTCGGCACTCGAGCACGCTGGCCTCGAGCACGCCGAGACCGAAACCGACGTCGACCGATCGAAACTGAAGGCGCTCCGCGACAGGGAGGCACCGGACCTGACTCTCGAGGAGGCCGCCCAGATTCAGTCGCTCGAGGATGGCGAGCCCGACCCGGAGACGATCGTCGAACTCGCGGGTGAACACCTGCTGTTGGGAATGACGACGGCCGTCGTCGACGTGGATACGCTTGCGGCCGACCTCGACGGCGGCCTCGGCGCCACGGAGATTCAACAGAAGATCGAACGCCGCGCACCGATGACGTTCGAGGAGTACGTCGCGATTCAGTACGCAATCGTCGACCGCGGTATGTGA
- a CDS encoding SDR family oxidoreductase codes for MRVAILGCGYVGLELGRQLEERGHEVIGVRRSADGLAAIEDAGFEAVQADVTDAPSLEDVPDVNAIVFAASSGGRGADAARDVYVEGLETAIRAFGERDHQPNRLVYTSSTGVHGDHDGEWVDEETSIEPTTEKTEVLAAAERIALERPPEYGDGFEGTVARFAGLYGPDRYRLERYLEGPVTEGYLNMVHRDDAAGAVRYLLEHDLARGDVVQVVDDEPASKWAFADWLAARCGLEAPEKRTKAERLETGDLSAAARRRILTAKRCSNARLRELGYEFEYPTYREGYESAITAYLENSPS; via the coding sequence ATGCGCGTCGCTATTCTCGGCTGTGGATACGTGGGTCTGGAACTGGGCCGCCAGCTTGAGGAACGAGGCCACGAGGTGATCGGCGTCCGTCGATCCGCCGACGGACTCGCGGCTATCGAGGACGCCGGTTTCGAGGCCGTCCAGGCCGACGTGACCGACGCGCCGTCGCTGGAGGACGTCCCCGACGTCAATGCAATCGTCTTCGCCGCGAGCAGCGGCGGTCGAGGAGCTGACGCCGCTCGAGACGTGTACGTCGAGGGACTCGAGACCGCGATCCGAGCATTCGGCGAACGAGACCATCAGCCGAACCGTCTCGTCTACACGTCCTCGACGGGCGTTCACGGCGACCACGACGGCGAGTGGGTCGACGAGGAGACGTCGATCGAGCCGACGACCGAGAAGACCGAGGTGCTGGCAGCGGCCGAGCGAATTGCCCTCGAGCGGCCGCCCGAGTACGGGGACGGCTTCGAGGGGACGGTCGCTCGCTTTGCCGGCCTCTACGGGCCGGACCGGTACCGTCTGGAGCGCTATCTCGAGGGACCGGTCACCGAGGGGTACCTGAACATGGTTCATCGAGACGATGCCGCTGGCGCGGTCCGATACCTCCTCGAGCACGACCTCGCTCGCGGCGACGTCGTACAGGTAGTCGACGACGAACCGGCGTCGAAGTGGGCGTTCGCTGACTGGCTGGCCGCTCGATGTGGCCTGGAGGCACCCGAGAAGCGAACGAAAGCAGAGCGGCTCGAGACCGGGGATCTCTCGGCGGCGGCCCGACGACGAATCCTCACAGCAAAGCGGTGTTCGAACGCAAGATTGCGCGAACTGGGATACGAGTTCGAGTACCCGACCTATCGAGAGGGATACGAGTCAGCGATCACGGCATATCTGGAGAATTCGCCATCGTAG
- a CDS encoding DHH family phosphoesterase produces MVSESVESLRVIDPLVLSLGVVGLVALALGGWWVLRWFNRSPGNRLRRLLTKYDDVAVMMHPNPDPDAMASAMGVAAIAESVDTDATIYYPGEIRHQENRAFRTVLELELETVESASDIDSETVVLVDHNTPRGFTGAQMVEPLVVVDHHPGNGAGTTFTDVRTDYGAASAILVEYLEEIGVDLVDSEDSSGGDVDLTEELATGLLYGILSDTNHLTKGCSAADFQAASFLFPAIDEEKLDRIANPQVSDDVLQIKADAIQKKRIEGSFAICDVGEIGNVDAIPQAADELMHLEGVTAVVVYGEHDGTIHLSGRSRDDRVHMGEALRHAVSDIPMANAGGHARMGGGQVSVDHMNGIGPSDGVSKPEFEKRVFSAMSGERS; encoded by the coding sequence ATGGTCAGCGAGTCCGTCGAGTCGTTACGGGTGATCGACCCGCTCGTCCTCTCGCTGGGAGTCGTCGGACTCGTGGCCCTCGCACTCGGTGGCTGGTGGGTTCTTCGCTGGTTCAACCGATCGCCAGGGAATCGACTCCGACGGCTCCTCACGAAGTACGACGACGTGGCGGTGATGATGCATCCGAACCCCGATCCGGACGCGATGGCATCGGCGATGGGCGTTGCGGCGATCGCAGAGAGCGTCGATACCGACGCGACGATCTACTATCCGGGCGAGATCCGCCACCAGGAGAATCGAGCGTTTCGAACCGTACTCGAACTCGAACTCGAGACCGTCGAGTCGGCCTCGGACATCGACTCCGAGACGGTGGTGCTGGTCGATCACAACACGCCGAGGGGGTTCACCGGCGCCCAGATGGTCGAACCGCTCGTCGTCGTCGACCACCACCCTGGAAACGGCGCGGGAACCACGTTTACCGACGTGCGAACGGACTACGGCGCCGCGTCGGCGATCCTGGTCGAGTACCTCGAGGAGATTGGCGTCGACCTGGTCGATAGCGAGGACTCCAGTGGTGGCGACGTGGACTTGACCGAGGAACTGGCGACGGGGCTGCTCTACGGCATCCTCTCGGATACGAACCACCTCACGAAGGGGTGCTCGGCGGCCGATTTCCAGGCCGCTTCGTTCCTCTTTCCGGCCATCGACGAGGAGAAGCTCGACCGGATCGCGAACCCGCAGGTGAGCGACGACGTGCTCCAGATCAAGGCCGACGCGATCCAGAAGAAGCGCATCGAGGGATCGTTCGCCATCTGTGACGTCGGCGAGATCGGTAACGTCGACGCGATTCCCCAGGCCGCAGACGAGTTGATGCACCTGGAGGGCGTCACGGCGGTCGTGGTCTACGGCGAACACGACGGCACGATTCACCTCTCCGGTCGCTCTCGAGACGACCGCGTTCACATGGGTGAGGCCCTGCGCCACGCCGTCAGCGACATCCCGATGGCGAACGCGGGCGGTCACGCGCGCATGGGCGGCGGCCAGGTGTCGGTCGATCACATGAACGGCATCGGCCCCTCCGACGGCGTGAGCAAACCGGAGTTCGAAAAACGCGTCTTCTCGGCGATGTCGGGCGAGCGTTCCTGA
- a CDS encoding aldo/keto reductase — protein sequence MATGPATWEYRDDHYEEFGRTYFRRYGDGLLSSIGLGTYLGEPTDDVDEGYEAAILRALECGSNVIDTAINYRCQRSERVVGRSLERTDVDRDAIFVATKGGFVPFDGERPDDPGEYVRETYVEPGLVDREDLVAGSHCIAPDYIEDQLDRSLENLDTHVDLYYVHNPETQLRERSRETVYDQLEATFVRLEERAAAGDLSHYGVATWEAFRIPEDHPSYLSIGEIVERARAASREAGTGGTHFRAIQLPFNVAMADAFTVASQPGPEGPQSVLQFATEAGLNVFTSASIAQGELTNDLPEDVATVLEGDSPVQRAINFARSAPGVTTSLVGTSRPEHVEENVDAGRFDPLGASTFDDLFVGPG from the coding sequence ATGGCTACCGGACCGGCGACGTGGGAATACCGCGACGATCACTACGAGGAGTTCGGGCGAACGTACTTCAGGCGCTACGGCGACGGGCTACTCTCGAGTATCGGCCTCGGGACTTACCTCGGCGAACCGACGGACGACGTCGACGAGGGCTACGAGGCAGCCATCCTGCGAGCGCTCGAGTGCGGGTCCAATGTGATCGACACCGCGATCAACTACCGGTGCCAGCGAAGCGAACGCGTCGTTGGACGGTCCCTCGAGCGGACGGATGTCGACCGCGACGCGATTTTCGTCGCGACGAAGGGCGGCTTCGTCCCCTTCGACGGCGAGCGCCCGGACGACCCAGGAGAGTACGTCAGGGAAACCTACGTGGAGCCCGGACTCGTCGACCGAGAGGATCTCGTCGCGGGGAGCCACTGCATCGCCCCCGACTACATCGAGGACCAGCTGGATCGGTCCCTCGAGAACCTCGACACGCACGTCGACCTCTACTACGTGCACAACCCGGAGACCCAGTTGCGAGAACGGTCCCGAGAAACCGTCTACGACCAGCTCGAGGCGACGTTCGTCCGGCTCGAGGAGCGGGCCGCCGCGGGAGACCTCTCACACTACGGCGTGGCGACCTGGGAGGCGTTCCGGATCCCGGAGGATCACCCGTCGTACCTCTCTATTGGTGAGATCGTCGAGCGCGCCCGCGCCGCCTCACGCGAAGCGGGCACGGGTGGTACCCACTTTCGGGCGATTCAACTGCCGTTCAACGTCGCGATGGCCGACGCGTTCACGGTCGCGAGTCAGCCGGGTCCAGAGGGGCCCCAGAGCGTCCTCCAGTTTGCCACCGAAGCCGGGCTCAACGTGTTCACGAGTGCGAGCATCGCCCAGGGCGAACTCACGAACGACCTTCCAGAAGACGTGGCGACGGTTCTCGAGGGCGATTCGCCGGTCCAGCGGGCGATCAACTTCGCGCGGTCGGCGCCGGGGGTAACGACGTCGCTGGTCGGCACGAGTCGGCCCGAACACGTCGAGGAGAATGTCGACGCCGGGCGGTTCGATCCACTCGGGGCGTCGACGTTCGACGACCTCTTCGTCGGGCCCGGATAG
- a CDS encoding HVO_0758 family zinc finger protein: MKSIRKALREGELEKDTYERVTCAECGKPLKTENDPDTITTIRRCPNCEREWKEIR; this comes from the coding sequence ATGAAATCTATCCGGAAGGCGCTCCGCGAAGGGGAACTCGAGAAAGACACCTACGAGCGAGTGACCTGCGCCGAATGCGGGAAACCGCTGAAGACGGAGAACGACCCGGACACGATCACCACGATTCGGCGGTGTCCGAACTGCGAACGGGAGTGGAAGGAGATCCGTTAG